Proteins encoded within one genomic window of Helicobacter sp. 'house sparrow 1':
- the glnA gene encoding type I glutamate--ammonia ligase, translated as MQTQIRDFFSFCEENEVEFVDFRFTDIKGTWHHLAYNFQTIDSNLFSEGIPFDASSMNGWQPIEQSDMVLKPDLVRYFIDPFSADATVVVFCDVWDIYKNAPYEKCPRSIAKKAMEYLKESNIGDEVFIGSENEFFIFDSIKIKDAVNCQYYEIDSEEGEWNRDKSFEGGINAGHRFSIKGGYFPVPPADTMMDLRAEIVKVLHQIGIETFVVHHEVAQGQGEIGVKFGNLLEMADNVQKIKYVVKMVAHINGKTATFMPKPLFGDNGNGMHTHISIWKNNQNLFAGDKYHNLSQLALYFLGGVLKHAKSVAAFSNASTNSFKRLIPGFEAPSILTYSANNRSASVRIPYNSKGNSTRLEFRFPDNSANPYLAFCAILMAGLDGISNQIDPGKPMDINLFELTLDEIREKNIQQMPHTLRAAIEEMLIDKDYLKQGNVFSEEFIQVYKSFKFKTEIWPWEARPHPFEFISTYSC; from the coding sequence ATGCAAACACAGATTAGAGACTTTTTTAGTTTTTGTGAAGAAAATGAAGTAGAGTTTGTTGACTTTAGATTTACCGACATTAAGGGAACTTGGCACCATCTAGCCTATAATTTCCAAACCATAGATTCTAATCTATTTTCTGAAGGAATCCCCTTTGATGCAAGTTCTATGAATGGCTGGCAACCCATAGAACAATCAGATATGGTTTTAAAACCTGACTTGGTTAGATATTTTATTGACCCCTTTAGTGCAGATGCAACTGTTGTTGTTTTTTGTGATGTTTGGGATATCTACAAGAATGCGCCTTATGAAAAATGTCCTAGAAGTATTGCAAAAAAAGCAATGGAATATCTCAAAGAGAGCAACATTGGGGATGAGGTTTTTATCGGGTCAGAAAATGAGTTTTTTATTTTTGATAGCATCAAAATTAAAGATGCAGTAAACTGTCAATACTATGAGATAGATAGCGAAGAGGGAGAATGGAATAGAGACAAAAGCTTTGAAGGTGGTATCAATGCAGGCCATCGCTTTAGTATTAAAGGGGGTTATTTCCCTGTCCCACCTGCAGATACAATGATGGACCTTAGAGCAGAGATTGTTAAAGTTTTACATCAAATTGGGATTGAAACTTTTGTGGTTCATCATGAGGTGGCTCAAGGGCAAGGAGAGATTGGTGTGAAATTTGGCAATTTATTAGAAATGGCTGATAATGTGCAAAAAATAAAATATGTAGTAAAAATGGTAGCTCATATCAATGGAAAAACAGCCACATTTATGCCCAAACCACTCTTTGGCGATAATGGCAATGGAATGCACACACATATTAGCATTTGGAAAAACAACCAAAATCTTTTTGCTGGAGATAAATACCATAACCTTAGCCAATTAGCACTTTATTTCTTAGGTGGGGTTTTAAAACACGCAAAGAGTGTAGCAGCCTTTAGCAACGCTTCCACTAATTCTTTTAAAAGACTAATTCCTGGGTTTGAAGCTCCATCAATCCTAACTTATTCTGCCAATAATCGCAGCGCAAGTGTAAGAATCCCTTATAATAGCAAGGGTAATAGTACAAGGCTTGAGTTTAGATTCCCTGATAACTCTGCTAACCCTTATCTTGCCTTTTGTGCAATTTTAATGGCAGGACTTGATGGTATCTCCAATCAAATAGATCCTGGAAAACCTATGGATATTAATCTTTTTGAGCTCACTCTTGATGAAATCAGAGAAAAAAATATTCAACAAATGCCACATACTCTAAGAGCTGCTATAGAAGAAATGTTGATTGATAAGGACTATCTCAAGCAAGGCAATGTTTTTAGCGAAGAGTTTATTCAAGTTTATAAGAGTTTTAAATTTAAAACTGAAATTTGGCCTTGGGAAGCAAGACCTCATCCTTTTGAGTTTATCTCAACCTATTCTTGCTAA
- a CDS encoding type II secretion system protein, whose product MRWMQKAFSMIELVFVIVILGIIASIALPKLSLSRSDAQYSAIVADIQTIISTIEQKYLVEDLNLSQLNGEIIMQSARLSPSRWISSNTGVRLAKNQAIDQTNNCVSIDFNQRNLVVKIDSLIQTPLCQKLAKQYPKPLIIPLENNTIKF is encoded by the coding sequence ATGAGATGGATGCAAAAAGCCTTTAGCATGATTGAATTGGTTTTTGTGATAGTAATTTTAGGAATCATTGCAAGTATTGCCCTACCTAAGCTATCCCTCTCCAGAAGTGATGCCCAATATAGTGCAATTGTTGCTGATATCCAAACTATTATCAGCACAATTGAACAAAAATATCTTGTTGAAGATTTAAATCTCTCTCAATTAAATGGTGAAATTATTATGCAAAGTGCAAGACTGAGCCCATCAAGATGGATTTCAAGTAATACAGGTGTAAGACTTGCAAAAAATCAAGCAATTGATCAGACAAACAATTGCGTATCCATTGATTTTAACCAACGCAATCTTGTTGTAAAAATAGATTCTTTAATTCAAACTCCTCTTTGTCAAAAACTTGCTAAACAATATCCAAAACCCTTAATTATTCCTCTTGAAAATAACACGATTAAATTCTAA